DNA from Agarilytica rhodophyticola:
TGGCATCCCAGGTATAAGTAATATCCTGTACTGGAAACAGCGTCGTAACATTAGCGATTTGTTTTTCAATGCGGCCATTCTCAGGGTTATAGCTATAGTCACTAGTAACGCCATTAGCACGAATAGATTTTGTCACTTGACCACGGGCATTCATACTCAGGACTTCGTAAACACCTTCATAGCCATCGTTACCATTATTCGGTGCGCCAGTGCCTATATCGCTCAGAGCATAGTCGTAGCCGTATTGGTTGTAGTGATGGTAGACACCCGACTCGATATTTACACTCATCACAACGTCAAGTTCTTTTAATACACGGCCATTCGTATCGTATTCAAGTGAGGTGTTATATTCACCGTCTTGACCATTGGCTCCTAAAGTGCGAGTCATGCCTACACCTCGGCCAAGGGAATCAAAATTGTAAATTTCACACACTTGAGTACTTAAGGTGTTACAGGTTTCAACATTGGCATTCAAGCTGTGCACAACGGCACTGGTATGTCCGATGGCATCACTAACAGTTGAACCACTTGGTAGTTCCCCATCAAAATACCAACGGGTGTGGCTATCAACGGTGCCATCGGCTCGTCTGTCAGTGCGACTTAAAAGGCGGCCATTGTTATCATAGCTATGAGTTTGTGTGGCTAAGTTAGCATTGGTCTGTTGATATAATTCGCCAAAACCATTGTAGCTATAGCTCCAATAGCCTTTATCTGGATCATTCATCCAGAGTTTACGGCTAAGATCATCGTAACCCATGGTGATTACAACATCATCGAGATCAGATTCAGTTGGGTGAGTTGTAGCTTTAACAAGATTACCTAGAGCATCGTATTCGTTAGTAATGCGACCACCGTTATGGTCAATAACTTCATCGAGTTCACCTAGGGCGTTGTAATTCTCTTGACGAGTTTGTTCAAGTGCATTTGTTTTTGTAATATCCAGACCGCGATGTTTTGTAAACGATATACTACCATCGGCAAGGTAGGTAGATGTGTCTCTACCAAGTCGATCGTAATTATAGCGATTCCAACTGGAATTATCGCCGGAGTAGTAAGGCTCACTTTGAAGTTTGACATTACCTCGCGAATCATATTCCGTGTCGACAAAAATCAATCGCCCATCAAAACCCACATTAGCACGACGAATTACACGTCCCAATATATCTCGATATTCATAAGCATAAGCCCCGCCGGCTAAACGCGTTTCGGAACGTGTAATAGCACCTACAGGACAACTTATATTCTGACACGCTTGCATCCCAGAGCTGTTCCAACTGCCATCATTGGCTGATTCAACAATAGTGCGATTAAACACATCAAATTGAATCGTACGGGTGAAGCCATTGGCATCAGAAATATTGGAAGCTAGTCCCCAATCGTTATACGCATTCACGGTCTCGATTTTATGGTCGTAGGCATCGAACGTTGCCACAGCGAAACGCCCTAAAGGATCATAGTCTCTACGAGTGATTCGCGCTACAACACTAGGTACACTATTTTCTGCACTTCTGGTTACTTTCTCTGGGTTGCCCAATAACGAATATTCTGTTTCTGTTGTTATTTGATTAACAGTATCAGGTTGCGTAATTTCTTCTCTAATTAAACCGCAGCGCCCCTTAGGATCGGCATTATCTTCATAGTATCTATAATCTTTAATTAATACCGATGTCCTATTTGTTTGGCCCGGCACCACACGTGTGCTTGTAATTGTTTCACTGCTCATTGCTCCCCGTACATTACAAGCATTTATATTTTTATAAGTAACATCGGTAACGACGGTTTGCGATTCATTATCTTGGCCACTTAGCGTTGCAGTGCGTTTTTTAACAAAGCCTTCTGCTGTAAGGTCGGCACGAGAAATACTTGTGGATTCAACTTTTAATAAGCTGCCATCAAGCAAATCGTGGCTAGCGGTAATATTTTGTTTAGGATAGATCTGATAGGGGAAGTAAGGTGCCGCGCCATTGCTCGGTCTATTTAAACCATAATCGGTATAACGTGTGCTGAGTATACGTCCGCTTGTTGTGCGCACTTGCTCAATATACGCTTGGCCACTAAAAGGAAAATCCTGACGATAAACACGCTGCGTTTCAAGTTCAGTATCACGGTCAACAACCGTCATTGTTTCAAAGCCAACAAACCCTCGCGCACCTCGCGAAAACGCTCGGCCATAGTAATAGTCATTAACTTTTTTTGTGTCGGGATTAAAACTGCCAGCAACAACATTGGTCGTGTAGGGGTTTGATGTGATAACAGAGGTAACAACAGACAAACCACCAGCGATAGGTTTTAAACGATAATTTTCATTTAGTTGTTCTGTGCCAGCATTAGCTAAAAGCGGGCCTTGATTTAAACGAGTGTAGAAGTCATCAACACTATCGATAGCAACAGAGTAGCGATTTTGACAACTGCCATTTAATCCAGCAAGACATATTGAGTCACGAATTTCGGTAGGACTATTAACATTAATGTCAAAGGGAACATAGTGATCGGAGTTTCCAATATTTTCATAGGTAATTTCTGTTGTGTGTCCTAAGCCTGTGGTAATGATTGTAATACGATTGGAAAAACCTTCTCTCTTCTGGCTATAGTTAACGGATATTCTGTTATAGTGGCCTATACTGGGTACGCCAGTTCCAATGGTCCCAGTGGCCTCTAATTTCATGTAATCCGTGAGTCCATCACCGTTAAAATCTCCCGTAATGACTCGATCACCAGAGGATACATAGGTAGCATATAACCTAGGCCCCTTAATAAAACCTTGCTCAACACCTCGCCACAGGAGAATATCTGGGCCAATCACATCTAAAAAACCGTCATTATCATGATCGGCCAAGCTGAAACTGCCATTAATCATATCAAAAACGGGAATAAAGCCACCTTCACCATGGCCAGTAATACGATAATGGATATCCATATCATCACCATCATACTTAATAAATTTAGCTATAAGATCATCGCTGCCATCAGCGTTAATATCACCGGCTAAAATCGAAGCACCTTTCTGCGCAGGCCCTAAAAAGGTATCAATGATTGACGCACTTCCCGCATTTAATGGCAAGTCAAAAATAGCGTATGCGGTTAAAGCCCCTTCCTCTTCGTTGGGCACAAAGTCTTCGTACTTACCATCATTGTTACGCCCGCTTCTCAATGGATACACTAAATCAGGTTTACCATCGCCATTAAAATCACCGATTGCTCGATGGCTTACACCAAGATCAAAAGCAGAAGATAAACCGCTCGATTCACTTAAGCCTCGACGAATTGGGGGCAATGTCACTTTGTATGGCGCTTGATAGCGTATAACTTGATTGCTGGTGCTGCTCGCTTGAAGGTCAATTTCAGCCAAAGAAATTTCAAGCTCGGCTAAATCCGTAGCACTATGTATGCGAGTGGAGTAAGTTGGACGAATTAAATCGGGTAAGGCGTCTCCATTAATATCAATATAAATGGAGGAGCCAGTTCCATGCTCAGGATTTTCAGCGCCTAGACTCCAAGAAGTCCCATCATATGTGCTCAGTTGTTCGCCTCGATCAACGCGGCCATCTTCATTGATATCTCGGTAACGCTCAAGATAACGATTTAATGATCGCGGTAGCGTAAACGAATCACAACTGCCTTCACTTTTCGTTGTGGCTACTTCTAGTCCTGAAGCACTGCCAAGATATAATTGTTCTAATCTACTGCAACCGGTATTTGCAGTACCGGAACTATTGCGTGAAGTATCATATTTAATTAATAAATCTTGATAACCATCCGCATTAACATCTGGGGTGCTCCATTCATGTATCCATGCATCACCGCTTAAGAATAAAGTACCAGGATTCGTTATGGTGCCTCGACTAGAATCTTGCGACCAGGTAAAGACTGTGGGGGATAAGCATTCCCTATGACTGCCCTGCCCTGCACACTCTTCGATGCTTTCAAGTCTACTTAAGCGATTGTAATAGGCTTGACTTGTATTGAGCGCTTTATAAACCAGGCTATAGGAACGCAGCCCTACGCCCCCTGCTTTCTGCACTGATATTGTATGAAGCCGATCAAGCATATTGACACGATAGCCGCCAATATACTTTGCCTGGGTATCTTCTCGACTACGATCATATTGATAAACCACACGATAACCATAACTATCAGATGCGCCATAGGCGTAACGTACTTCTTTTAATAAAAAAGTATTATTGGTAGTACTGTAGTGATATGTAATCTTATTATCCGCAAGATCATATTCATGGCTTCGCGCCCAGCGATAGGTACCGCGAGCGGTGATGTGTTTTGCTTCGTTACCACCTTCAATAAAACCGTACCTGGTTTTGTGACCACTGCGAGATACAGATTCAAAATAATCCGGTGAGCCAAGTGTTCCCCCCAGTGCAGTAACAACAACATGATTTTCAATTTCCGTGGTATAGGTAGACCCCGGAGCACCGTAAGATCCGCTCTTTAATATTAAGCGCGTGCCATTCATACAAAAGCGATCATCTGCGTTCCATTGAATCGCCATTGCTTTATTATCGTAAAGGTTTCTTTGTCCACAGCGAGCAATACTAGACATACCACCAATATTCCACCCCTTACCCACAACACCATTACCGGCACCACTGCTGTACGTAAGAGACAGTTTCGGCGTTAAACCTGCTGTACCTGCAGGTAATTGGATAGGCACCGTATAACTTGCGCCACCAGAAGCGCCGACTTCAAACTTGCCTGCGGTTGCACCAACACTTGCATCGTGGTTAACGCTAGGCGTTGAAGTATGAGTTGTACGGTCAATGACCATTGGCCCAGCGTCAGCATAGTAGACTGGAGCACTATCACCAGAACTCGCTAAAATTGTTATATCAAATCGAGTAGAGCCTGCTTGCCCAACAGTTATGTCAAGCAAGCCATCGCCATTAAAGTCTGTATACGCAACAGAACTGACGACACTAAGAGAATTAACATCGATATCGTTGTTCACTTCAAGGGATTGATACCCTGAAGGCGATGACAGCAGCACATAACTGTCTCCTGTCGGGATTAAAATAGGAATTAATATATGACCATGGATGGGAATAAACTGCTGGCGAGCTTTTAGGTAGATATCATCAATATTATCGCCATTTATATCGCCGTAATGAACAGTATAATCGCCTTCGTTGAATCCAAGGGAATCAGAAACATTAACCGCGATCACAGGGGAGGAAGGACTCGTCTCCTCATTATTCTCACATTCCAAATCCCCAGTATCAGAATTGACAGAACATACCTCTTCGGTGTAACGCGTTGCTATTGAAAACGTCCATAAGCCTGTTGGTAAGTCATTGAAGGTATAGCTTGTTTTTGAACAGTCAACCTGAGTCTCCGAGTCAACCCCTACAGCCAAGTTTATATCAGTAATATTATATTCCGAACACTCGAAAGCCCCCATACCAGCGGCCCAAGTTAGCGTCACTTGGCCACTACCTGTTTGTTGTGCTGTGAAGTTTTGAGGGGTTAAGCTCTGAGCAAATACCGAAGATATCTGAAATAATAAACTTAATATCCATAATGAAGAGGCTTTTTGGAAGGCAGAAATTTCCATAACAATTCCTTTAAACAAAACTATCCAACAGGGAAGGGTAAGGTATATAAAAGTTGCTAAAAACAAAAATTGATAAATTCAAGTTTTATCGATCTATATCGAAGACTCTAACAAAAAAAATAATAATAAAAAACAACAAAGCGTAGAAAAATCAAAATTTATATTAAAAATACTCATAGCCCCAAATTTACTATTATGAATAAAATCAAAATACTTAATTAGATAATTAATTGACAAAGAGAATGCATAATTGGTCATACAAAAAAAGAGAGGTGAATCAGCAATTATCAGCGCCAAAAGAACTTTATCTATATCGTTGCACTTGGGGGTAAAATTTATCGACCTATTTCTAGGTGCCAACGACACATTTTCATAATTAAAAAATGTAAATGACATCTTTTACTCAATAGAATAATTTTCTCTGATTCGCTACGGATACTTTGAACTAGGACTGAGAATAGAAAAAAGAATGGAGATAAAAATATAGAACAACCGCCCTATGTGGGGCGGTTGTATAGTGAAGCTATTTCCCGTAAACAGGAAACTTTGCACAGATTTCAAGAACTTTGGATTTTACTTCTTGAATAACCGTTTCTGAGTTACCACTTTCCAATGACTCTAATACGTCGCACATCCAATTGGTTAACAGTACGGTTTCTTCTTCTTTAAAGCCACGAGTAGTAATTGCCGGAGTACCAACACGCAAGCCACTTGTCACAAATGGTGAGCGGGGATCATTAGGTACTGCATTTTTATTGACGGTAATATTTGCTTGGCCTAAGGCTGCGTCAGCATCTTTACCAGTATATTCTTTGCCGATAAGGTCAACTAACATTAGATGATTCTCGGTGCCGCCAGAAACGATTTTAATACCACGCTCCAAAAATGTTGCGGCCATAGCTTTAGCATTGGCAACAACCTGTTTTTGATAACTGACAAAATCTTCAGACATGGCTTCTTTAAAGCTTACCGCTTTGGCAGCGATAACATGCATAAGAGGGCCACCTTGGCCGCCAGGGAAAACAGCTGAGTTTAGCTTTTTCTCTATTTCTTCATTGGCACGAGCAAGGATGATTCCGCCGCGTGGCCCACGTAAAGTTTTATGGGTTGTGGATGTAGTCACATCAGCAATATTAACAGGAGAAGGATAAACACCTGCAGCCACCAAACCAGCAACATGGGCCATATCGACTAATAAATAGGCGCCAACTTCATCAGCAATATCGCGAAATTTTTGCCAATCTAGAATCTGGCTGTAAGCAGAAAAACCCGCAACAATCATTCTAGGCTTATGCTCACGGGCTAGGTTAGCAATCTCTTCGTAGTCCACTTCACCGGTTTCCTCATTGATACCGTATTGAACTGCGTTATAGATTTTCCCAGAAAAGTTGACACTGGCGCCATGAGTTAAGTGGCCACCGTGAGCCAAACTCATACCTAAAACGGTATCGCCAGGTTTACACAAGGCGGCATACACCGCAGTATTTGCCTGCGAGCCAGAGTGAGGCTGAACATTGGCATAATCTGCATTAAATAGTTTTTTCACCCTGTCGATGGCCAAGGTCTCGGCAGTATCGACATATTCGCAGCCACCGTAGTAACGCTTGTTAGGATAGCCTTCTGCATACTTGTTAGTAAGTTTGGTTCCTTGCGCTGCAATAACCATTGGGCTGGTATAGTTTTCAGAAGCAATTAGTTCAATATGTTCTTCTTGACGAAGTCCTTCACTTTCAATAGCTTGCCAAAGCTCAGGATCAAAATTGGCGATGGTTTGGTCTTTATCAAACATAGAATTCCTCTGTATCAATATATTGCAGGCAATTGAGCGACAAACTCAAAGGGTTACCCCTTTTAGTAGACAAGTAAAATGTGGTGGGATTGTACACTAAAGCGCTGGCCAGGGTGCAAGACCTCCGCTATCCCTTGAAGTTATAGCATTTGGCTATATGCCATGCCAGCGCTGTCAAAGATTACATCTTAACAACACAGAAAAAATCTTGCAGAAGTGCTTTTTCATATTTGAAATCGTACCTCTGCTAGGGTAACGTGCGAGGCAAAATGAAGACCCGCTGAATACATGCTCGATCCTCTATGTGATGCGCTGGCTGCAGCTGTGTGAACAACCATATTTTTTGTCTATTTATTATAATGGGGCTCTCAATGGCACAATATGTGTACACCATGAATCGCGTGGGCAAAATCGTCCCACCTAAACGCGAAATTCTTAAAGATATCTCTCTGTCATTTTTTCCTGGCGCCAAAATAGGCGTATTAGGCTTAAACGGTGCGGGTAAGTCTACCTTATTGCGCATCATGGCAGGCATTGACAAAGACTATAACGGCGAAGCGCGTCCAATGCCTGATATTAAAGTGGGTTACTTACCGCAAGAACCTCAGTTAAACCCTGAAAAAGATGTGCGAGGCAATGTTGAAGAAGGCATGCAAGAAGCAGTCGATGCCCTCAAAGGGTTAGAAAAAGTCTATGCCGATTATGCCGAGCCAGATGCCGATTTTGATGCACTCGCCAAAACCCAGGCCAAATTAGAAGACATTATTCAAGCCTGGGACGCTCACAATATGGAACATACCCTTGAGGTTGCAGCAGATGCACTGCGCCTGCCTCCTTGGGACGCCGATGTTAGCAAGCTCTCAGGGGGTGAAAAACGTCGTGTAGCCCTGTGCCGCTTACTACTCTCTCGTCCAGATATGTTGTTACTAGACGAGCCTACCAACCACTTGGACGCGGAGTCAGTATTTTGGCTCGAACAGTTCTTGCAGAACTTTTCTGGAACTGTGGTAGCAATTACCCATGACCGTTATTTCCTTGATAATGCCGCGGGCTGGATTTTAGAGTTGGACCGTGGCCATGGTATCCCTTACGAGGGGAATTACTCAACATGGCTGGAAGCCAAGCAGCAACGACTAGCGCAAGAAGAACGCAGTGAAGCCGCTCGTCAAAAAGCTATTAAGGCAGAATTAGAGTGGGTAAGGCAAAACCCCAAAGGTCGACAATCGAAAAACAAAGCGCGTTTAGCTCGCTTCGACGAACTACAATCGCAAGATTTCCAGAGTCGTAATGAAACCAATGAGATTTATATCCCACCGGGTGATCGTTTGGGAGATAAAGTTATTGAGTTTAATGGTGTTAGTAAAAGCTTTGGCGACCAACTACTTATCGACAACCTAACCTTCTCACTTCCCAAAGGTGCCATCGTCGGAATTGTCGGTGGTAATGGCGCAGGTAAATCCACGTTGTTTCGCATGATCGCCGGCACAGAAAAGCCAGACTCAGGAGAAATTGTCCTGGGTGAAACGGTGAACGTTGCATTTGTAGAACAAAGTCGCGAAAACCTAGAAGATGATAAAACCGTTTGGGAAGCCGTGTCTGATGGGCAAGATAACCTTAAAATTGGCAATTACGAAGTAAGCTCTCGCGCTTATGTTGGCCGCTTTAACTTTAAAGGTACCGATCAACAAAAACGTGTTGGAGAACTTTCTGGTGGTGAGCGCGGACGTTTACACTTAGCGAATACCCTGAAGCAAGGGGCGAATGTACTATTGTTGGATGAACCGTCTAATGACTTGGACATTGAAACCTTACGCGCATTAGAAGACGCCATACAAGCCTTCCCTGGGTGTGCACTAATCATTTCACATGATCGCTGGTTTTTAGATCGTATTGCCACTCATATTTTGGCATATGAAGGCGATAGTGAAGTGGTGTTTTTCGAAGGTAATTACACAGAATATCACGAAGATTTTATAGCGCGCAAAGGTGAGAACGCTCAGCCTAAACGCATGAAATATAAGCCTCTTAAAAGTTAACAGGTTTAAAGAATATTAATACGCAAGGATGCGTAATCAATTATCCTCACCGCTAGGTTTAGGACTGACTCCCTTAAATAGACACCGCCTTCTTTTCCTCTCTAAAATTAGCTAGGCGCCATTAAAGTTTTTTAGTTT
Protein-coding regions in this window:
- a CDS encoding polymorphic toxin-type HINT domain-containing protein, producing MEISAFQKASSLWILSLLFQISSVFAQSLTPQNFTAQQTGSGQVTLTWAAGMGAFECSEYNITDINLAVGVDSETQVDCSKTSYTFNDLPTGLWTFSIATRYTEEVCSVNSDTGDLECENNEETSPSSPVIAVNVSDSLGFNEGDYTVHYGDINGDNIDDIYLKARQQFIPIHGHILIPILIPTGDSYVLLSSPSGYQSLEVNNDIDVNSLSVVSSVAYTDFNGDGLLDITVGQAGSTRFDITILASSGDSAPVYYADAGPMVIDRTTHTSTPSVNHDASVGATAGKFEVGASGGASYTVPIQLPAGTAGLTPKLSLTYSSGAGNGVVGKGWNIGGMSSIARCGQRNLYDNKAMAIQWNADDRFCMNGTRLILKSGSYGAPGSTYTTEIENHVVVTALGGTLGSPDYFESVSRSGHKTRYGFIEGGNEAKHITARGTYRWARSHEYDLADNKITYHYSTTNNTFLLKEVRYAYGASDSYGYRVVYQYDRSREDTQAKYIGGYRVNMLDRLHTISVQKAGGVGLRSYSLVYKALNTSQAYYNRLSRLESIEECAGQGSHRECLSPTVFTWSQDSSRGTITNPGTLFLSGDAWIHEWSTPDVNADGYQDLLIKYDTSRNSSGTANTGCSRLEQLYLGSASGLEVATTKSEGSCDSFTLPRSLNRYLERYRDINEDGRVDRGEQLSTYDGTSWSLGAENPEHGTGSSIYIDINGDALPDLIRPTYSTRIHSATDLAELEISLAEIDLQASSTSNQVIRYQAPYKVTLPPIRRGLSESSGLSSAFDLGVSHRAIGDFNGDGKPDLVYPLRSGRNNDGKYEDFVPNEEEGALTAYAIFDLPLNAGSASIIDTFLGPAQKGASILAGDINADGSDDLIAKFIKYDGDDMDIHYRITGHGEGGFIPVFDMINGSFSLADHDNDGFLDVIGPDILLWRGVEQGFIKGPRLYATYVSSGDRVITGDFNGDGLTDYMKLEATGTIGTGVPSIGHYNRISVNYSQKREGFSNRITIITTGLGHTTEITYENIGNSDHYVPFDINVNSPTEIRDSICLAGLNGSCQNRYSVAIDSVDDFYTRLNQGPLLANAGTEQLNENYRLKPIAGGLSVVTSVITSNPYTTNVVAGSFNPDTKKVNDYYYGRAFSRGARGFVGFETMTVVDRDTELETQRVYRQDFPFSGQAYIEQVRTTSGRILSTRYTDYGLNRPSNGAAPYFPYQIYPKQNITASHDLLDGSLLKVESTSISRADLTAEGFVKKRTATLSGQDNESQTVVTDVTYKNINACNVRGAMSSETITSTRVVPGQTNRTSVLIKDYRYYEDNADPKGRCGLIREEITQPDTVNQITTETEYSLLGNPEKVTRSAENSVPSVVARITRRDYDPLGRFAVATFDAYDHKIETVNAYNDWGLASNISDANGFTRTIQFDVFNRTIVESANDGSWNSSGMQACQNISCPVGAITRSETRLAGGAYAYEYRDILGRVIRRANVGFDGRLIFVDTEYDSRGNVKLQSEPYYSGDNSSWNRYNYDRLGRDTSTYLADGSISFTKHRGLDITKTNALEQTRQENYNALGELDEVIDHNGGRITNEYDALGNLVKATTHPTESDLDDVVITMGYDDLSRKLWMNDPDKGYWSYSYNGFGELYQQTNANLATQTHSYDNNGRLLSRTDRRADGTVDSHTRWYFDGELPSGSTVSDAIGHTSAVVHSLNANVETCNTLSTQVCEIYNFDSLGRGVGMTRTLGANGQDGEYNTSLEYDTNGRVLKELDVVMSVNIESGVYHHYNQYGYDYALSDIGTGAPNNGNDGYEGVYEVLSMNARGQVTKSIRANGVTSDYSYNPENGRIEKQIANVTTLFPVQDITYTWDAIGNLKTRRNYSGRTTKFSTANAIEETFCYDDLNRVTDIHRGTLNGNCAAESYYYHHTFNSLGNITYKRDVGSYIYGQNNAGPHAVTTTSGRVSGSYTYDKNGNLIGDSTGRAVKYTAFDKPYEIIKSGEHTTTIYYGPNRERWKRIDKRKNGVDVTTLYFGSVERITKSNTDTITWKRYLGSFAFYTIDTDSSGALTSVDRAYTYKDYQGSTDVITNAAGTVTATMGFDVWGKRRDAYKGNSLTGEDAYKFVNQLVLAREYIQDFTTQGYTGHEHLDEVGLIHMNGRVYDPTLGRFMSADILVDNAMDSQGYNRYSYVKNRPMFYTDPSGFESELCDGPEAAEGCGGEITTDVMSEPDQTDPCGTGICSFITVGLHNEFPSDSGGVFGFSSSPDNISLGAFNSEAIGIERTSRESFGLCDFSLEGGCTTISFTSGASPRDVFKQIHDSLLSEYLDRRQAAWERGELFDENNGTLGTVTVIDVVLPELKALKVFKGLTVTKNANKLCFVEGTLVHTQDGLKPIEEIQVGDLVASKNDVTGETDWKRVSQLFINHDKVVFDVTVIIDNGEKETLGATHEHPFWVEGKGWVKVGELASGDYVHLREGELGSISEVKVRKGQYTTYNFEVEDFHTYFVGERGVWVHNTCGGVPKGGADLKYAPRVRARGVEDPKSHNFPYSFDKDILSTKPIPKKNGYNIYQKEGTMTGKVVTDPKTGVRTQQYKEGVFEIGVNKDGVIDHRFFRPND
- the ettA gene encoding energy-dependent translational throttle protein EttA, with translation MAQYVYTMNRVGKIVPPKREILKDISLSFFPGAKIGVLGLNGAGKSTLLRIMAGIDKDYNGEARPMPDIKVGYLPQEPQLNPEKDVRGNVEEGMQEAVDALKGLEKVYADYAEPDADFDALAKTQAKLEDIIQAWDAHNMEHTLEVAADALRLPPWDADVSKLSGGEKRRVALCRLLLSRPDMLLLDEPTNHLDAESVFWLEQFLQNFSGTVVAITHDRYFLDNAAGWILELDRGHGIPYEGNYSTWLEAKQQRLAQEERSEAARQKAIKAELEWVRQNPKGRQSKNKARLARFDELQSQDFQSRNETNEIYIPPGDRLGDKVIEFNGVSKSFGDQLLIDNLTFSLPKGAIVGIVGGNGAGKSTLFRMIAGTEKPDSGEIVLGETVNVAFVEQSRENLEDDKTVWEAVSDGQDNLKIGNYEVSSRAYVGRFNFKGTDQQKRVGELSGGERGRLHLANTLKQGANVLLLDEPSNDLDIETLRALEDAIQAFPGCALIISHDRWFLDRIATHILAYEGDSEVVFFEGNYTEYHEDFIARKGENAQPKRMKYKPLKS
- the glyA gene encoding serine hydroxymethyltransferase, with translation MFDKDQTIANFDPELWQAIESEGLRQEEHIELIASENYTSPMVIAAQGTKLTNKYAEGYPNKRYYGGCEYVDTAETLAIDRVKKLFNADYANVQPHSGSQANTAVYAALCKPGDTVLGMSLAHGGHLTHGASVNFSGKIYNAVQYGINEETGEVDYEEIANLAREHKPRMIVAGFSAYSQILDWQKFRDIADEVGAYLLVDMAHVAGLVAAGVYPSPVNIADVTTSTTHKTLRGPRGGIILARANEEIEKKLNSAVFPGGQGGPLMHVIAAKAVSFKEAMSEDFVSYQKQVVANAKAMAATFLERGIKIVSGGTENHLMLVDLIGKEYTGKDADAALGQANITVNKNAVPNDPRSPFVTSGLRVGTPAITTRGFKEEETVLLTNWMCDVLESLESGNSETVIQEVKSKVLEICAKFPVYGK